The window GGCCACTAGACTCTTTAGTTCTTATTTACTTGACAGGACAAAAATTAATTTTATAAAATCTTAGTTTGGCAGCTTCGCTTATTTTTTTAAGAAAGAACTTGTGAAAATTTTCACAAAATTTCCAGGGAAATTGGTAGATTTGGGTTTAATGAATGAAGATAGGAATTGTGGGTGCTGGGGCGATGGGTGGGTTATTTGGTGGGATGCTCACCAGAGCAGGGCAGGATGTTTGGCTAATTGACAATCATAACGAAAGGGCGGAGAAGATAAATAGAGAAGGACTGATTATAGAAGCAAGTAAAGCCCTTCAGCCCGGGGAACCTAAACAGGAAATAATAAAAATAAAGACAACAACAGACCCTTCCAACGTAGGCTCCTGCGATTTGGTTATTCTTTTAGTTAAAGCTTATGATACAGAACAAGCCACCAGGAATTCTTTACCTCTAACTGGAAGTAAGACAGCCTGGCTTACCCTGCAAAATGGCCTGGGGAACATTGAGAGGATGGGTAAAATCGTGGGTAAGGGTAGAGTGGTTGGTGGTGTCACTTATCAAGGTGCTACTGTATTAGAGATGGGAAGGATAAGACATGCAGCCTTTGAAAAGACGGTCATTGGAGAAATTAGTGGCAAGGTGAGTGAGAGAATTAAGTCCATTTCAGATATTTTCAATCAGGCAGGCATAGATACTGAAATTTCCGATAATATAGAAGGTATGCTATGGGGTAAACTATTAGTGAATGCAGTAATAAATCCTTTAACAGCTATTACCAGGGTAAGAAATGGCCAGTTACTGGAATCTCCCAGTCTGAGAGAGACAATGAAGCTCATTGTCGAAGAAGCTATGCGAGTTCCTCTAAAGAAGGGAATCAGACTACCTTATCAGAGAGTATTTGAGAAAGTGGAAGAGTCCTGTCAGGTTTCCAGAGATAACATTTCTTCTATGCTGCAGGATATATTGAGAAAGAAGAGAACAGAGGTAGATTTTATCAATGGTGCAATAGTTACTGAAGCTGAGAAAATAGGAGTATCTACACCGCTGAATAGGGCTCTTTGGAAGATAGTTAAATTTTTAGAAGGGAGGGGAGAATATGTTAAGTGATTTAGAGATTGCCCAGAGGGCGAAGATGAAGCCCGTTGTGGAAATCGCTCAGGCTCTGGGCATTAAGGAAGATGAGATTGAGCCTTATGGAAAGTATATGGCCAAGGTCTCTTTGGAAATCCTGGAGAGATTGAAAGATAGACCTAACGGTAAATTTATTACAGTAACTGCGATTACTCCCACTCCCTTAGGGGAAGGGAAGACAGTCACTGCTTTTGGTTTGGGGATGGCTTTGGCTAAGATAGGAAAGAAAGTCTGTAACACCTGTCGCCAACCTTCAAAGGGTCCCACGTTCGGCATTAAGGGCGGTGCCGCTGGAGGAGGTTACTCTCAGGTTCTTCCTATGGAGAACATTAATCTACATTTTACTGGAGATGCCCATGCAGTAGAATCGGCTCACAATCTTTTAGCCGCGGCAATAGATGCCAGCATTCTTCACGGAAATAAATTGAACATCGATCCTCTCAGTATTACCTGGCGAAGATGCGTTGATATCAGTGATCGGGCACTGCGAAACATAGTTATTGGACTGGGGGGTAAGGCTAATGGTTATCCAAGGGAAACAGGTTATGATATCACCGTGGCTACCGAGACTATGGCTATTCTTGCGCTAGCCACAGGCCTCTTCGACTTGAGAAAGAGGTTGGGTAGGGTAGTAGTGGGTTATACTTATGATGGCAAACCGGTAACTGCTGAACAGCTTAAGATTGCGGGAGCAATGACAGTGTTGTTGAAGGATGCCATTAAGCCCAATCTTGTGCAGACAACGGAGAATACACCTGTTCTTAATCACGCTGGACCCTTCGCCAATGTTGCTCATGGGAATAACTCGGCACTCGCTGATATGGTAGCTCTTAAACTAGTCGATTACGTAGTTACAGAAAGTGGCTTTGGCGCAGACTGTGGTTTCGAGAAATTAATCAACGTTAAGTGCCGGCAGAGTGGTTTAAAAGTTGATTGTGCTGTGGTAGTCGCTTCCATAAGGGCATTGAAAATGCATGGTGGAGCGTTTGAGGTGCGCCCGGGAGTGGACTTAGATGAGAAATTGGTGGCCAAGGAGAATATGGAAGCTCTGGAGAAGGGATGTGAAAATCTTGCCAAACATATAGAGAATGTCCACATTCATGGACTTCCTGCAGTAGTGGCGATTAATAGATTTACTTCAGATACTGATAAAGAGGTAGAATTTGTAAGGAAAAAGGCTCTGGAAGCTGGTGCGGAAGATGCTGCCCCTGTAGATTGTTGGGCTAAAGGTGGCGAAGGTGCTATTCAATTGGCTGAAGCAGTTGTGGCAGCAGTGGATAAGCCACACCAGATGCAGTTCCTCTATCCAGACGATGCATCTATCAAAGAAAAGATTGAGACAATAGCTACAAAAATATATGGAGCAGACGGGGTAGATTATGCTCCTCTTGCCGAAAAGAAGATTAAATTGTATACTGAATTGGGTTATAATAAGATGCCCATCAACATGGCCAAGACCCATCTTTCTCTTTCTCATGACCCAAATCTAAAGTGTGTGCCTCGCCATTACAGGATACCCGTTCGAGATATCCGGGCATCAGTAGGAGCTGGATTCCTCTATCCTCTCTTAGGGACTATGAGTACTATGCCTGGGCTTCCTTCAATCCCAGCTGCCACCAAAGTGGACATCGATAAGAGTGGAAAGACAGTGGGATTGTTCTAAGCAAAAAATGGGAAGACTACTCATTGGAGGAATAATAGATGAAAGAGATAATTTTGCCAGATATGGGTGAAGAGGTAAAGGAAGCAACTATCTCCTTCTGGCATCACGAGGAGGGAGACAAAGTAACCAAGGGGGAGGATTTAGTAGAGATTACTACGGAGAAAGCAAGTTTTCAAGTTGAAGCCCCCGCTTCTGGAATCTTAAGCAAAATTTCCGCTGGTGAAGGTGAAGTAGTAAAATCTGGACAGGTCCTGGGAATTATCGAATGAATTCCGGGGACACAATACTTAATTCCATAAATTCGTAATTGCAGGGTCGGGCCTCAATAATTAAGTATTGTGTCCCCAGAATTGGTAGAAAGGAGTAAGAAATGATAATAATGGAACAGAAACCATTTGAGGAAATTTTTTCGTTTTTAAAAGACGAAAAGTCCATACTTATTGTGGGTTGTGCACAGTGCGCCACTGTGTGTAAAGTTGGTGGCGAAGAAGAAGTTAAAGCTATGAAAGATAAATTGGAGAGTCAAGGCAAAAAGGTGAGTGGTTGGGTAGTTATAGACCCAGCCTGCCAGAGCGTTGAGGTAAAGAAGAATTTCCAGGCAAATAAAGATAAAATTACCTCAAGTGACGCCATTTTGGTAATGGCTTGCGGTAACGGGGTCCAGTCTGTAAAGGAGAGTGCCGAGAGAATAAAGATGGAAAAACCAGTCCATCCGGGATGCAACACACTTTTCCTGGGAGAAGTGGTAAGGGCAGGCTATTTCGAGGAAAAGTGTAGTCTCTGTGGAGATTGTCTGTTAGAGGTAACTGGTGGGATCTGTCCTGTTACTCGCTGTTCCAAGGGACTTCTCAATGGTCCTTGCGGGGGGAGTTCTGAAGGGAAATGTGAAGTTGATCCTGAACGCGATTGTGCTTGGGCGCTTATTTATGAAGAGTTGAAGAAGAGAGGAAAGCTCGATAGAATGAAAGCTATACAACCGGCAAAGGACCATTCGAAACTTATAAAACCCCGTACCTTGACCTTGGGTAGTTAAGAGGAGAAAGAATGGACTCAAATGCAAATTATGATATTGCTATAATTGGCGCTGGACCAGGGGGTTATGTGGCGGCAATCAGGGCTTCCCAGTTGGGCGGTAAAGTAGTAGTGATTGAAAAGGGCGAACTGGGAGGAACCTGTGTGAATATAGGTTGTATCCCCACAAAGACGCTTGTGGCAAGTGCCCGCCTTCTTAATTCAGTTAAGAAGGGAGGCGAGTTTGGAATCAATTCTGGAGAAGTCAGTGTAGATTTCTCTACAATATCTAAAAGAAAAGAAAGGATAGTAAGACAACTTGTTAGTGGTATAGGTCAGTTATTCAAAAGCTATGGCGTTGAAGTGATAAAAGGAAAAGGGAGATTAACTGAGAGAATTAAAGATAAAGCGATTGAGATAGAAATAGAAAAAGATGATGGTTCAGTAGAAAAAGTTATGGCTAAAAAGTTAATCATTGCCACAGGTTCTATCCCTGCCCGGATTTCCGGAATCTCCATAGATGAACAGGATGTGATAACCAGCGACCAGGCTCTGGAATTGGAAGAAATTCCTTCTTCCCTACTTATTGTGGGAGGTGGGGTTATTGGAGTAGAATTTGCTTCCATATTTAACAGCTTAGGGAGTAAAGTGACAATTGTTGAACTCCTGCCACGGATTATTCCCACTGAAGATGGAGAGATATCTGAACAACTGAAGAAGCTTCTGGTCAAATCTGGAATAGAAATAAATACAGGAGTGAAAGTTAAAGAGATAATATCCGACAATGGCAAAAAGAAAGTTATAATAGAGACTCCCCGAGGAAAAGAGGAAAAAGTTGCCCAGAAAGTACTGATTGCTACAGGTAGGAAGCCTTATACAGAGGGTTTGGGTCTGGAGAAGACAGGGATTGGGTTGGAAAAGGGAAGAATATTGGTAAATGAGAGGATGAAAACGAATCTTCCAGGAATATTTGCCATTGGAGATGTAGTGGGAGGGGTTCTTCTTGCCCATGTCGCTTCAGCTGAGGGTATTGTGGCTAGTGAAAATGCGATGGGTAATCAATCGAAAATCGACTACAGGGTTATTCCCAATTGTATCTATTCTCTCCCTGAAGTTGCCAGCGTTGGTCTCAGTGAGGAGAGAGCAAAAGAGATGGGTTACGAAATGGCTGTAGGAAGATTTCCCTTCCTGGCCAATGCCCGGGCGACTATTATGGGAGAAAGAATAGGCTTGGTGAAGATAGTAGCAGATAGAAAAACTGATGAGATATTGGGTGTACATATAGTTGGTGCGGATGCTACGGAATTGATAGCTGAGGCCAGCGTGGCTATTAAAGCGAAAGTTACCACTAAGGATTTGGAAAGAATGATTCACGGCCATCCCACTTTGAGTGAAGCAATATTTGAAGCAGCTCATGATGTCCATGGAGAGGCTATAGATTTAAAGAAGAAATAGCGGAAACGAGAATCATGGGAAAATGTAGAGTGTTATACCTGGGATTGGTTAGTTATGAGAAGGCTTACGATTTACAGAGGAAACTCCATAAATTCAGGAGAGAAGGAAGAATCGATGATGTTTTGATTCTACTGGAGCATGAGCCAGTGGTGACTATAGGAAGGGGAGGTAAAAGGGATAACATCTTAGTTTCCGATGAGTTATTGCAAAGTAAAGGAATTAGAGTTTTTGAAATAGACAGAGGAGGCGATGTTACTCTCCATTGTCCTGGACAGCTCGTAGGATATCCCATTCTCGACCTAAAAATTTATGGGAAAAATATACATAGGTATCTAAGAAATCTCGAAGAAGTAATAATCCGTTCATTGAAAGTTTACGGCATATATGGCCAAAGGATTGAGAACCATACCGGAGTTTGGGTAGGGGAGAAAAAGATTGCATCCATAGGAATTGGCATAAAGGGCTGGGTCACTTTCCATGGGTTTAGTCTCAATATAAATCCTGATCTGTCCTATTTTTTATTAATTAGGCCCTGTGGATTTGAAAGTAGAACAGTGACTTCTATGAGCGAGATATTGGGCAGGCCAGTCGAGCCAAAAGATTTCCGTTACCGGTTGATAGAACAGTTTGGAAAAGTATTCAATCTGGAAATGGAGGAAAATGGTAAGCAGGTTTCCCCCCTGGATAGTAAAGAGATTGTCTCTTGCTCCCTCTGACAAAAAAGGAGGAGGAGAAGAGGTTAATAAGACGAGAAATCTCCTCAGCAGATTAGATTTGCATACTGTCTGTGAAGGAGCCCGTTGTCCTAACCTCTGGGAATGTTTCGCTGAATCTACAGCCACTTTCATGATTTTAGGTAAAATCTGTACAAGGAACTGTAAATTCTGTAGTGTGGCTAAAGGGAGCCCTTTACCAGTTGACCGGAAGGAACCCAAAAGAATAGCCCAGGCAGTGAAGAAATTGGACTTGAAGCATGTAGTAATTACCTCAGTTACCCGTGATGATTTGCCAGATAGGGGAGCTTTTCAATTTTTCTCTACAATTATGGAGGTTCACTCGATAAATCCTGATGTAATTATAGAAGTGCTTATTCCCGATTTCGCAGGAAGTAGAGAAGCGATTAAGCAGGTATTAAAGGCGGGGACTGACATTATCGCACATAACTTAGAGACAGTGCCATCTCTATATCGAAAGGTGAGACCCGGGGCATCTTATGAGAGGTCTCTGAAGTTGCTTAAGTTGGTGAAGATTTTGCAGCCTGATATCTACACTAAGACGGGCCTGATGCTCGGCTTAGGAGAGGAAAAGCAGGAGATTTTGGGCGTAATGGAAGATTTGAGAAAAATAGATTGTGATATTCTCACTATGGGACAATATCTACAACCGAGTAGCTCGCATCTGGAAGTTCGTAGATTTATTCCTCCGAGTGAATTTGAAGAATATAAAAAGGTAGCGGAAAAGATGGAATTCCTGTTTGTGGCAGCAGGACCCTTTGTTCGCAGCTCATATAGAGCAAGTGAATTTTCCAGTCGATTCATTCGAAAAAGAAAAAGGGGTCAGAGTCATTTTTTGATGCCATAAATGGCATAGCTTTCAAAAAGTGTTAGGAGTAGCGAAACTTGTTTCGCGATTGGTGGACGCAGAGCAAGCTCTGCTACTCCAACTTCCGCTTTAGCGGAAGGATGTGTTATAAAGGAGGGAAATAGTGCTTTCTGAGGCTTTAAAATCAGGTAAATTTGTAGTGACTTCAGAGATAGGACCACCTAAAGGTGTAGAAATGAGAGAAATCCTTTCTGAAGCTGAATTCTTTAAAGGTAAAGTAGAAGCTGTGAATGTAACTGACCTACAGAGTTCGGTTATGAAGTTGGGTTCTTTAGCTACTTGCCGTCTTTTGATAGAGAATGGTGTTGAACCTGTGTTTCAAATAACCTGTCGCGACCGCAATCGCCTTGCTCTGCAGTCGGATATTCTGAGTGCCTATGTTCTAGGAATTAGAAACCTGCTCATTCTCACCGGAGACCATCCCAAATTGGGTGACGACCCAGCGGCGAAGCCTGTTTTCGACCTCGATTCGGTACAACTACTGGAGGCGGTCAAAAAATTACAGGAAGGGGAAGATATGGCAGGGAACAAGTTGGAAGGTGAACCGCCAAAATTCTTTGTGGGAGCAGTAGTAAATCCCGGTGCCGATCCTATAGAGCCGCAAATAATAAAAATGGAAAAAAAGATAAAAACTGGAGCACAATTCTTCCAGAGCCAGGCAGTCTACGAGCCTGAGAAGTTTGCCCAGTTTATGAAGAAAGTGAAGGGTTTTGGCGTTCCTGTTCTGGCGGGAATTGTTCTTTTGAAATCTGCAGGAATGGCAAGATATATGAATAAGAACGTTAGCGGAGTATATGTTCCCGACCCGCTTATCGAGGAGATGGAGAAGGTAGAGAAAGAGAAAAGAGGAGAGAAGAGTATAGAAATTGCCGCAAGGCTAATCAGGGAACTTAAAGGTCTCTGTCAGGGCGTGCACATTATGCCTCTTGGCTGGGGAAATAAAGTCCCCAAAGTTTTAGAGGCAGCCGGTCTATGAAATTTAAAAGATAGTTTGTTCAATCGCTTAGGAATCTCTTTGCGTGGAAAAACCTGGAG of the bacterium genome contains:
- a CDS encoding 2-dehydropantoate 2-reductase gives rise to the protein MKIGIVGAGAMGGLFGGMLTRAGQDVWLIDNHNERAEKINREGLIIEASKALQPGEPKQEIIKIKTTTDPSNVGSCDLVILLVKAYDTEQATRNSLPLTGSKTAWLTLQNGLGNIERMGKIVGKGRVVGGVTYQGATVLEMGRIRHAAFEKTVIGEISGKVSERIKSISDIFNQAGIDTEISDNIEGMLWGKLLVNAVINPLTAITRVRNGQLLESPSLRETMKLIVEEAMRVPLKKGIRLPYQRVFEKVEESCQVSRDNISSMLQDILRKKRTEVDFINGAIVTEAEKIGVSTPLNRALWKIVKFLEGRGEYVK
- a CDS encoding formate--tetrahydrofolate ligase — encoded protein: MLSDLEIAQRAKMKPVVEIAQALGIKEDEIEPYGKYMAKVSLEILERLKDRPNGKFITVTAITPTPLGEGKTVTAFGLGMALAKIGKKVCNTCRQPSKGPTFGIKGGAAGGGYSQVLPMENINLHFTGDAHAVESAHNLLAAAIDASILHGNKLNIDPLSITWRRCVDISDRALRNIVIGLGGKANGYPRETGYDITVATETMAILALATGLFDLRKRLGRVVVGYTYDGKPVTAEQLKIAGAMTVLLKDAIKPNLVQTTENTPVLNHAGPFANVAHGNNSALADMVALKLVDYVVTESGFGADCGFEKLINVKCRQSGLKVDCAVVVASIRALKMHGGAFEVRPGVDLDEKLVAKENMEALEKGCENLAKHIENVHIHGLPAVVAINRFTSDTDKEVEFVRKKALEAGAEDAAPVDCWAKGGEGAIQLAEAVVAAVDKPHQMQFLYPDDASIKEKIETIATKIYGADGVDYAPLAEKKIKLYTELGYNKMPINMAKTHLSLSHDPNLKCVPRHYRIPVRDIRASVGAGFLYPLLGTMSTMPGLPSIPAATKVDIDKSGKTVGLF
- a CDS encoding lipoyl domain-containing protein, encoding MKEIILPDMGEEVKEATISFWHHEEGDKVTKGEDLVEITTEKASFQVEAPASGILSKISAGEGEVVKSGQVLGIIE
- a CDS encoding methylenetetrahydrofolate reductase C-terminal domain-containing protein; translated protein: MIIMEQKPFEEIFSFLKDEKSILIVGCAQCATVCKVGGEEEVKAMKDKLESQGKKVSGWVVIDPACQSVEVKKNFQANKDKITSSDAILVMACGNGVQSVKESAERIKMEKPVHPGCNTLFLGEVVRAGYFEEKCSLCGDCLLEVTGGICPVTRCSKGLLNGPCGGSSEGKCEVDPERDCAWALIYEELKKRGKLDRMKAIQPAKDHSKLIKPRTLTLGS
- the lpdA gene encoding dihydrolipoyl dehydrogenase, which produces MDSNANYDIAIIGAGPGGYVAAIRASQLGGKVVVIEKGELGGTCVNIGCIPTKTLVASARLLNSVKKGGEFGINSGEVSVDFSTISKRKERIVRQLVSGIGQLFKSYGVEVIKGKGRLTERIKDKAIEIEIEKDDGSVEKVMAKKLIIATGSIPARISGISIDEQDVITSDQALELEEIPSSLLIVGGGVIGVEFASIFNSLGSKVTIVELLPRIIPTEDGEISEQLKKLLVKSGIEINTGVKVKEIISDNGKKKVIIETPRGKEEKVAQKVLIATGRKPYTEGLGLEKTGIGLEKGRILVNERMKTNLPGIFAIGDVVGGVLLAHVASAEGIVASENAMGNQSKIDYRVIPNCIYSLPEVASVGLSEERAKEMGYEMAVGRFPFLANARATIMGERIGLVKIVADRKTDEILGVHIVGADATELIAEASVAIKAKVTTKDLERMIHGHPTLSEAIFEAAHDVHGEAIDLKKK
- the lipB gene encoding lipoyl(octanoyl) transferase LipB — encoded protein: MGKCRVLYLGLVSYEKAYDLQRKLHKFRREGRIDDVLILLEHEPVVTIGRGGKRDNILVSDELLQSKGIRVFEIDRGGDVTLHCPGQLVGYPILDLKIYGKNIHRYLRNLEEVIIRSLKVYGIYGQRIENHTGVWVGEKKIASIGIGIKGWVTFHGFSLNINPDLSYFLLIRPCGFESRTVTSMSEILGRPVEPKDFRYRLIEQFGKVFNLEMEENGKQVSPLDSKEIVSCSL
- the lipA gene encoding lipoyl synthase, whose translation is MVSRFPPWIVKRLSLAPSDKKGGGEEVNKTRNLLSRLDLHTVCEGARCPNLWECFAESTATFMILGKICTRNCKFCSVAKGSPLPVDRKEPKRIAQAVKKLDLKHVVITSVTRDDLPDRGAFQFFSTIMEVHSINPDVIIEVLIPDFAGSREAIKQVLKAGTDIIAHNLETVPSLYRKVRPGASYERSLKLLKLVKILQPDIYTKTGLMLGLGEEKQEILGVMEDLRKIDCDILTMGQYLQPSSSHLEVRRFIPPSEFEEYKKVAEKMEFLFVAAGPFVRSSYRASEFSSRFIRKRKRGQSHFLMP
- a CDS encoding methylenetetrahydrofolate reductase; translated protein: MVLSEALKSGKFVVTSEIGPPKGVEMREILSEAEFFKGKVEAVNVTDLQSSVMKLGSLATCRLLIENGVEPVFQITCRDRNRLALQSDILSAYVLGIRNLLILTGDHPKLGDDPAAKPVFDLDSVQLLEAVKKLQEGEDMAGNKLEGEPPKFFVGAVVNPGADPIEPQIIKMEKKIKTGAQFFQSQAVYEPEKFAQFMKKVKGFGVPVLAGIVLLKSAGMARYMNKNVSGVYVPDPLIEEMEKVEKEKRGEKSIEIAARLIRELKGLCQGVHIMPLGWGNKVPKVLEAAGL